In Balearica regulorum gibbericeps isolate bBalReg1 chromosome 26, bBalReg1.pri, whole genome shotgun sequence, one genomic interval encodes:
- the UHRF1 gene encoding E3 ubiquitin-protein ligase UHRF1, producing MWIQVRTMDGKETHRVDSLSKLTKVEGLRLRIHEVFGVEPHRQRLFYRGKQMEDGHSLFDYSVGLNDIVQLLVRQSPAVLPAVSKEKDSELSDTDSGCGSGQSESDKSSHNGEGAMELEGQPSTAAQPDWTDPGFGLYKINDLVDARDMNMGAWFEAQIVNVTRKNPTNKSADSCTDPDQPTVIPEEDVIYHVKYEDYPENGVVELSSNDVRARARTILKWHQLEVGQVVMVNYNPDEPKERGFWYDAEILQKRETKMIKEINAKILLGDAGDSLNDCRITLVDEIYKIEEPGSACPISASPLKRQNGPVCKACKDNPNKTCRICACHICGGKQDPDKQLMCDECDMAFHIYCLNPPLSSIPDDEDWYCPECRNDASEVVLAGEKLKESKKKQKMASANSSSRRDWGKGMACVGRTKECTIVPSNHYGPIPGIPVGTMWKFRVQVSESGVHRPHVAGIHGRSNDGAYSLVLAGGYEDDIDHGNSFTYTGSGGRDLSGNKRTAEQSCDQKLTNMNRALALNCSAPINDKNGAEAKDWRAGKPVRVVRNVKGGKHSKYAPVEGNRYDGIYKVVKYWPETGKSGFLVWRYLLRRDDEEPAPWTKEGKDRMKKLGLTMQYPEGYLEAVANKDKEKENNGDDEFDTLGRRKRKRKSAGGEKKLITSSTGSQKKTKVEPYKLTSQQKSLIKSDEANEKLWNEVLEALKDGPKFLSKVEEAFLCICCQEVVFQPVTTVCQHNVCKDCLDRSFKADVYSCPACRYDLGKNYTMQVNKTLQTILTQLFPGYGNGR from the exons GAACGATATTGTTCAACTCTTGGTCAGACAAAGCCCAGCAGTGCTTCCTGCTGTTAGTAAGGAAAAGGATTCCGAACTTTCCGACACAGACTCTGGCTGTGGCTCAGGCCAAAGCGAATCTGACAAAAGCTCCCACAATGGAGAAGGTGCCATGGAGCTGGAGGGACAGCCGAGCACAGCGGCACAGCCGGACTGGACTGACCCAGGATTTGGCCTCTATAAG ATCAATGACTTGGTTGATGCTCGAGATATGAATATGGGAGCGTGGTTTGAAGCCCAGATTGTAAATGTAAccagaaaaaaccctacaaacaAATCAGCTGACAGTTGCACAGATCCTGATCAGCCAACAGTCATTCCTGAAGAGGATGTAATATATCATGTGAAATATGAAGA TTATCCAGAGAACGGAGTTGTAGAATTGAGTTCGAATGATGTACGGGCTCGTGCACGGACTATTTTGAAGTGGCACCAGCTAGAAGTAGGACAGGTGGTGATGGTCAACTATAATCCCGATGAACCAAAAGAGAGAGGTTTTTGGTATGATGCGGAGATTCtgcaaaaaagggaaacaaaaatgatCAAGGAGATAAATGCAAAGATACTACTTGG GGATGCTGGTGATTCCTTGAATGACTGCAGAATTACACTAGTGGATGAAATTTATAAAATTGAAGAACCAGGCAGTGCTTGTCCTATTAGCGCCAGTCCATTAAAAC GACAAAATGGACCTGTGTGTAAAGCTTGTAAGGACAACCCGAACAAGACCTGCAGAATTTGTGCTTGCCATATCTGTGGAGGTAAACAAGATCCAGATAAACAGCTAATGTGTGATGAGTGTGATATGGCTTTCCACATCTACTGCCTCAACCCTCCCCTTAGTAGTATACCAGATGATGAGGATTG GTATTGCCCTGAATGTCGAAATGATGCAAGTGAGGTGGTTTTAGcaggagagaaattaaaagaaagtaaaaagaaacaaaagatggCATCTGCTAATTCATCCTCGCGGAGAGACTGGGGCAAG GGTATGGCGTGTGTTGGTCGCACAAAGGAGTGTACCATTGTCCCCTCGAACCACTACGGACCAATTCCTGGGATTCCGGTTGGCACCATGTGGAAGTTTAGAGTTCAG gtgAGCGAGTCTGGTGTTCACAGGCCCCATGTAGCAGGTATACATGGCAGAAGTAACGATGGTGCCTATTCCTTGGTTCTGGCAGGAGGCTATGAAGACGACATA GATCATGGAAATTCCTTCACATATACAGGGAGCGGAGGGCGTGATCTTTCTGGAAACAAACGCACAGCGGAACAGTCTTGTGATCAAAAACTCACCAATATGAACAG AGCTCTGGCTCTGAACTGCAGCGCTCCCATCAACGACAAAAATGGTGCTGAAGCCAAGGACTGGAGAGCTGGAAAGCCGGTCCGAGTGGTGAGGAACGTAAAAGGAGGCAAACATAGCAAATATGCCCCTGTAGAAGGGAACAGATATGATGGGATATATAAG GTTGTGAAATACTGGCCCGAGACAGGGAAATCTGGATTTTTAGTGTGGCGTTACTTACTTAGGAGGGATGATGAAGAACCTGCTCCTTGGACCAAAGAAGGAAAGGACAGGATGAAAAAGCTTGGCCTAACAATGCAG TATCCTGAAGGGTATTTGGAAGCTGTTGCAAACaaagataaggaaaaagaaaataatggagaTGATGAGTTTGATACcctggggagaagaaagaggaaaaggaaatcagCAG GCGGGGAGAAAAAACTCATCACCTCTTCTACGGGGAgtcaaaagaaaactaaagttGAGCCATACAAGCTGACATCTCAGCAAAAATCTCTTATAAAAAGTGATGAAGCCAATGAAAAACTGTGGAATGAAGTACTAGAAGCTCTCAAAGATGGACCG AAATTTCTAAGTAAAGTTGAAGAGGCCTTCTTGTGTATTTGCTGCCAGGAGGTTGTGTTTCAGCCAGTCACGACTGTATGCCAACACAACGTGTGCAAG GATTGTTTGGATAGATCCTTCAAAGCTGATGTGTACAGTTGTCCAGCCTGCCGCTACGATCTTGGCAAAAATTATACCATGCAAGTGAATAAAACACTGCAGACCATTCTAACTCAGCTCTTTCCTGGATACGGCAATGGACGTTGA